A genomic segment from Drosophila miranda strain MSH22 chromosome 3, D.miranda_PacBio2.1, whole genome shotgun sequence encodes:
- the LOC108158205 gene encoding facilitated trehalose transporter Tret1-like has translation MTKILQNSLLQPRTRYQVLATMIVNIITFGHGLGVGWLSPTLTKIQSPSSPLDFEVNIDEVSWLGSMIGLGSLCANLTIALLLERAGRKFCIYLLAVPYACLWILVYFASNVGFLYAARFLCGFTGGAAFVVFPIYISELADTSIRGALCSMVMLSYNFGVLAGFVLSTYLPYHVVPMLGICLPIAYFLANLILPETAPYLLRQGQLSAAEISFDYYKNPTDRKAKQTTKCDFDELRTAVLAQQCQNSEPLSYKDLTTRPALKAFGAAAVLCLGLECCNVYSFINYMSDTFASSGLALDANTSTIIIGIVQIFGVYTSTLIVDIVGRRLLMLISTLGVGLGCIAFGCFTYCAEQFDLTAFNWLPLVLMIVIIYLANIGLIALFFLQLVELFPAKIRSLATSISVVWMSILIFATLKLFPLMMFHWGISATMWFSGAWSLFTFIYLLFFLPETMGKSMIED, from the exons ATGACAAAGATCCTGCAGAATTCCCTGCTGCAGCCAAGGACACGCTACCAGGTGTTGGCCACGATGATCG TGAACATCATAACATTCGGCCATGGCCTGGGCGTGGGCTGGCTCTCGCCGACCCTAACGAAAATCCAATCGCCGAGCTCCCCGCTGGACTTTGAGGTGAACATCGACGAGGTATCCTGGCTGGGCTCCATGATCGGTCTGGGCAGCTTATGCGCCAATCTGACGATAGCCCTGCTCCTGGAACGAGCGGGCAGAAAGTTCTGCATTTACCTTCTGGCCGTGCCCTATGCG TGCCTCTGGATACTCGTTTACTTTGCCTCGAATGTTGGCTTTCTGTATGCCGCGCGATTCCTGTGCGGATTTACTGGAGGCGCGGCATTTGTGGTGTTTCCCATTTACATCAGCGAACTGGCGGATACCAG CATTCGAGGTGCTCTGTGTTCTATGGTGATGCTGTCCTACAACTTTGGCGTACTGGCTGGCTTTGTATTGAGCACATATCTGCCTTATCATGTGGTACCCATGCTGGGCATTTGTCTGCCGATTGCTTACTTTTTGGCCAATCTAATACTACCCGAAACAGCACCATATCTCCTGAGGCAGGGCCAGCTGAGTGCTGCCGAGATATCATTTGATTATTACAAAAATCCAACAGACCGCAAAGCCAAACAGACAACCAAGTGCGATTTTGACGAGCTTCGAACAGCAGTCCTGGCCCAGCAGTGCCAGAACTCAGAGCCTCTGAGTTACAAGGACCTGA CTACCAGACCCGCCCTGAAGGCCTTTGGGGCAGCTGCTGTGCTCTGCCTGGGACTCGAGTGTTGCAACGTGTACAGCTTCATCAACTACATGTCCGACACCTTTGCCTCGTCCGGACTGGCCCTGGACGCCAACACTTCAACGATCATCATTGGGATAGTGCAAATATTCGGCGTCTATACATCGACCCTGATCGTGGACATTGTGGGACGACGGCTGCTCATGCTGATCTCAACTCTGGGCGTGGGCCTGGGATGCATTGCCTTCGGCTGCTTCACCTACTGTGCGGAGCAGTTCGATCTCACGGCTTTCAATTGGCTGCCGTTGGTGCTGATGATCGTCATCATTTATTTGGCAAACATTGGACTAATCGCCCTCTTCTTCCTCCAGCTGGTGGAACTGTTTCCAGCCAAG ATACGCTCGCTGGCCACCTCCATATCGGTGGTGTGGATGAGTATCTTGATCTTTGCCACTTTGAAGCTCTTTCCTCTGATGATGTTCCACTGGGGCATATCGGCCACCATGTGGTTCTCCGGCGCCTGGTCTTTGTtcacatttatttatttactattcTTTTTGCCAGAAACTATGGGCAAGTCCATGATTGAAGATTAA